The segment TGATTTTTAACCAATTTTTAAAAACAATGGTTTTAAAGTAATTACTTAAAAAATACCCAGTGTAATTTGTTTGTTACTACTTGTACAGCACTGCTTTTTTACTATAGCAGTGCTCCTTTTTACTCTGTTGTGTGACTGCGCATGCGTGGTTTTACCACACTGGGTGAGCATGAGCAGTCTACACCAAGAACGCACAGGAGAGTACATGAAGCCAAGAGGAttgtgggaattgtagtttctaactCTTAAAcagcccagaaaaaaaaaaaaagacatacagtAGTAAGTGTCCTAGGGCATGTAACAATGTGTCAGTAATTAAGTGGGTACTGTGGATTTCAGTAAAAACAGCCAATTCTGGGATAAACCCTTTAAATTACTGACATCTATGGACAGGTGAAACTATAGGGGTGCAAAGGTTGCACTCGACcagggccctggagcctgaggggggcGCAAAAGGTCCCAGTGTCCaatatgaggagaccagtactattAAAAACGTGtgatagttgggggggggggggggtgactgtcaCAGATTTTGCAATTCAACCCAGAACTTTAAGTTACGCTGCTGTCTATAGGATAATAAAGCTGGGGTAACATATTAGGATTTTCTCCCAGACACAGTGACATCCTTATTATCATGTAAGTAGCCAAATCATTCACATCCTACCAAAAAAACACTGCAATTTACCGTAATAGGGTCTGCTCTTCAACCACCATTGACAGAGACAGTAAAGGCCCCTtttcactggccaattatcgttcccgataattgccctatgtaaacaggtcaacgatcagccgatgaatgagcaaactgattgcatcgttttaaacgCATAAActtttatcattgtcggcagcacatttccatgtgtaaacagggagacccgctgccgacacgatagaactgtatggggacgagtgatcggagtaacgagcgtttgtccccaaacatagctccttgtgaaaggagcaaacgagcgccgatcaacaagctgtctcattgatcggcactcgtttacacggcccacgtcgggccgtgtaatactaCCTTAAGTGGTAAAAAGTTTTATATCCCTCAACTTTGTATAATACtagaaaacattgcaaaaatcccaGTAAACATCCAAACTCACACTTCCTGCTGCAGAGGGGAAATAAATATCCCTGAGGCCGGACATTATTGCATAATACAATATCCCATAACATCACAGTATGGCAGATCATGTATCTGTGCTTCATCAGGAAAACTAAATATATGTCAGGGTTGTGCTGTTGACTTCCAGAGTAAGGTTATATGTGTTTGGCAATGTGCTGTAATGGGATACCTGCATATTAATAAGGGATTTTCTGTGTGACAACTGATTTATTACTGTAGGATTAGAATCTACTTCTGCACCCACACTGGGACCAAAACAAGACTCGATTTATTGTCAGGAAAAGGATTCTTAGGAGAAACGTTttagtttattttaaaagttatctaAGGAGGAAATAGGTCCAATAAAAAGTCACCAGAATTGCGACAAATCATAAATGGATAGGAGAGACATACAGTATTAGATGCAGAGACCTTGACCAAAATGTGTTGGTGAAATACTTTGGTACATCCAGGGCAATTTTGATTACAATGGGGCCCTGGGCAAATAGGAATGAAGGGCTTTCCTCACTGTTAATTGTTAAGCAGTTTTCCCCTTAATTttatcccacataatactaccatgctTCCATATAGTAAtacaataataccgccatatacagtccatataatctcaccatatagtgctcaaataatatgcagtacccaaataatactccctaaggctacatgcatgcgttgtgtattttgctgcgAAAATGATGCATCAAAACCACataaaaatgcaggaaatacgcAGGTTAAAATCGCACATAAATGTGcgttttaaatgcattttttggtgcggtttttacattttgatgcgtaaaTTGGTCTGTTTTCATTATGGGGTTTTTGGTGCCTTTTTCCTTCCAACTAGACAGATATAATTCAcaagcggaaatgcaagataaatttacatgttgcggattttaagatacgcaccgcagatcaatttacatgcagaaaaaactgtagcgtgtacatgagatttcctgaaatctcatttactttgcaggTTGAGCCTAAAAGAGCTCAcaaaatactaccatatagtttaCACATAATATAGCTATTCActacctaaataataccaccatacgctgcAAAATTATACTAGGTGGGTTTACTTTGGGGGCACTAAGGAAATGGTTTGCCATGCCTAAAATGGCTCAAGGTACAGCTCCAGAGTACAGGTATTAGATATGTAATGCAAGTCTAAACCTTGCCTAAAAAAATACATTCATGTATTGCAGATAAAAAGCAAGATGATAGGGATGGAAACATGTTAGGTTAATAAAAGTAGAATAACTAGACATAGGTAATGTATTCATTTTCTAATATAGATAGAATGTGTTGTCATATTTCTGCTGGGGTGGGGTAGGGAGGGGGGTCACTGTTTACAAACAGTCCATAGATGTGGCATATGTTGTTATGGGTCTTTGCATGGATATATATATCCTAAATTCCTTTATTTTAATCTATATTGCTATTTTACTAGAACGTCAAGGGTAATAACAAAGAAAGAATGTTACCTGTTATCTACCGTTATTTTTCAGCTATGGACCTAAACAAGTAAAAGCTATATCTGTTGACTATTCCCTGAAACTATGCAATGAGAAATAGCTGTTCCCCAACTGGAATTTGACTAACAAGTTTACTTTTTTAACATTATCATTGCCTGAGAGTGTAGAGGCGATTATTCTCACATCCACCATAATGTAGCACCATACCCCAGattagtggtctccaacctgtggttcCCCAGCTGTTGAAAAACGACAACAATCCGTGCATTCTAGGAGTTGTATTTTAGAGCTAGAGAGCTACAGATTGGAGACCACCACCCTGGGTACTAGACTACATAGAACTGACAATCAAAAGTAGTCAATTACCTCCGACAAGCCACTTTCTATCCAGGATGGAAGTCTGAGAAAAGGATATTTGTAGTAGAAAGGGGACATCACATTTGGAAACAGATCTGCCTCTTGTAGGTGATCCCCAAAACTCTGTTCAAAGATCCTGTTTGGTCCAAAGAAGGAGTAAAATTGGCGGCGGAACCAGGGATGTTGGATAGTCACATCCATTTTCCTCAGGTTTCTTGTGGTAGCTGTCAGGTAGAACTGTTCAGTCTTTGATTCACCCAACAAACCAAATGGTCTTATATACAGAGAAGCCAATCTTGTGCTCCTCCCCAGCACCCCAACATTGAACTTTCTGGAAAAAGTGCTGTCAGATGGTTTCATTATTCCAGCACGCTTGCCTGCTCCTATTCACTAGATAGATGGAGGATATGAATAATGACACTTCTTCTATTCTCTCGGCAACCCATTGGATCAGCAAGTAGAGGTGCTGAATATCTTTCTCTGGTCGGTGCACATTGGATTAACAGACAGGAGGATCATTTCAGCTACTGTACTGCAACATGACAAGAGATGAGTTCATTCGGAGATCTGGCAGCTGATAATGTGATTCCAGCTTCCCACAGACAGAGAGCAGTTTATTCCTTCTGCAATAGTCCTGAATAATCCAGCTCTGGCTCATTTCCATTATGTGGGTCTAAATTATGTAAAGTGGGATGTAGAAAATGTACTGGTGACCTCTCTGTTCAGTCTGGATGTGTCACGTTGTGTTATACTGGGAGTCACATTACTATTACACAATTGGTCTTCACTTATACAGCAAAGTGTGATATTTTAACAATTTGGGTTTCTTCCTCTGTGGttgattattttttattgttcacaCTATCAAATATCTCTTAATCCAGGTTGGTGAATACACAATAGCAGACTATTGGATGGATTATTGTGCCAGACTACTAGATAGACCATTATGCCAGGCTACTGGATGGATCATTgatggacaaaataaaaaaaataaagagttCGATTTTCCAATGACACACTACATTTTGAATCTGATTGTTTTGTgcatttacacaggacaattattttAAAGAACATTGGTTATTGGTGCTGATTGTAACAAGGAAGTCCTTAGAGTTTGTGCTTGTAAATATGaattttacaccttttttttcttttctgtattTTACACAATGCAAGAGTACCTGATAATAGACGGCCTATATGCAGTGTAGATTAACATTCTACTCTCCCAGCTATAGTCATGcaaacttaaagtgtaactaaacttttataaaacttttgatcAGTTTTGATCAGTGAGGATGCGAACTGAGACccacaccgattgctaaaacgaggAGCACCTATCAcaagattttatttttatgtaagtgTATCATAAACGTGCTGTGATTAACTATGTAATGTATTACTATAGTAATCTGGGCTTTGTATCCGCCTTGACCTGCAACAATGTCACGGCCTCGAGAAAGGAGTGTATACCCTCTGTGTCACGACTAGATTTGGCTAGTGCTAATCTTGAAGGTGGAGTTTAAGGGAGTTTGCAATCTTCACCTTAAAACTCCCCTCATGGTGGTATGAACTTTGTGCAGGGAATCCCCTGGTCGCTTCCTTGGAGTATTCTCCAATAGCAACTGCTGATGTCTTGCAGATAGTATTTCCAAAGCGAGGTACTAGAATTAACAAATAGAAGCGTGGTCGTGCAAATCTAATGTCGGGTCTGGCAGAGTTCATGCAACGCGATAAGACAGATGCAGGTCAGGGCAGGAAGCGATCAAAAGGCAGAGTTAGGAAATAGCCCGGGTCTAATCCAAAATAGCAAATACCTTCACAAATGGACAGGATGCCGCTGGCTAAGCACTGACTGGTTGATATAGGCCTGTCTAtttaagatgtagcagagcttgcGCGCGCTGCTACGAATAAGCTAGTGGTGTCAGGACATGGAGAGAGATGTTGGCGACACAGGTGTGAGCAGTGCTCGGCATCCTATTAAAAAACGCTTCTGTAAATGTTTAAAATGGGATCTATCAGTATCCATCACAATACTATTGTATCCATCATGGATCCAGCAATATTGGACCCCATGATGCCTGTGTGAATAACAGCTTAGTAAAGTAAAAAAATGGCACTAGTCCCTATTATCCTGCAAAGtttatccagaggaaggcaaaacaacCCTATGAGACAGGAGCAGGGTTgtcaacctccacttcagtaatttctggacaactgagctaaaaatcacagacagaccaaaatttttaaggACACATTACAACATCATtgcactgtgcagtgtgctaggagtgactcatcAATCACCGCTTCGCTTGTATGATTCCCACACTAACTTACCGTGGGAGAGCTGCAAGCGGGACTGTGATGGGTAAGTCCGACTCACTCACCACTCACTACACCCCCCACATCACCACCGCTACCGCCAGGGCCTGTTTTAGACAAAGTGGGGCCctaaatgctgaattattgtatgaataatgcagtcaattcagaaggaaaTGTGCAGGTAACTGCATCACTGATTACTAgcgtgtccaggagtgttgcaagaagccccaaagcatatgtccccctctcacacaaagaaaatatctatatatatatctatatatatatatagttattaaatcataccactatacaagatgaaatattacctgcatactgttactgaacacaacttactattataagaccaatattaccaataataacgcaATATAAGGTCTAAATAATAccgccccaccataaccacatagtgactgaataatactcccatactgttactgaataatatcgccacaacataaccacatagtgactgaataataccaccatactgttactgaataatactgccacaccataaccagtgactcaataatacccccatactgttactgaataataccaccacatcataaccacatagtgactgaataataccaacatactgttaatgaatactaccgacataccataaccacatagtgactgaataccttcatactgttactgaataataccaccacaccataaccacatagtaactgaatagtacccccaaactgttactgaataatactgccacaccataaccacatagtgactgaataatatccccatactgttactgaataataccccaatactgttactgaataaaaaaatactactcaaagaccaatattaccaccatatagtggtagatgccagttatacacaggcactctgcagacgatataagtgattacagcacatttatatccagtgactcacaggtgatgttttctctgattagattcGTTCACTTTCTTTTCtccagccacgactcatctctacataatttgacacacagacatgttggtttcttgcttttctaGCATACTCCTCACCTATACCCCATGCTCTAAACAAAttcataatccacagtgcccctgaTGGTTATAATGattcctcagtgctcgacaccgtAATAttgccccatttgtgccgcctgtagatagcccccacatacacagccctctgtagatagtgacacccccctcttgtagatagtgccacacactccatcttgagatagtgccacacagccccccttgtacagagtgccacacccccttgtacttagtgccacaaagcccctcttgtagaaagtgccacacagcccctccttgtagacagtgccacacagcccccattgtagagtgtgccacaagccccccttgtagctagtgccacacagcccccttgtagagagggcCACAGAGCCTACCCCTTGTAGAGTGACACAGCCCCCATtgcagagagtgccacacagcccaccttgtagagagtgccacacagcccccccttgtagagagtgccacaagcCTCCCCTTGcagagagtgtcacacagcccccgtagCGGTAGCCTACCattaccgctctctgctctgccttTGACTCACATTTAGTAGAAGCAGGTCACATGGCGGTGGTCTGAGTAAGGGCggtgccagcccgggagtggaccagtccagtcacctgacctgagtcagtcatctcatgtcactgatgtgaagtcaggtgactggactggtccactcccggcactgACCTCATGCAGACCGCTTACTCACTTGGCCACGGCCTGCATATGTTCAGATTCTGCAGACGTCAAGCGGATTCTGAAAATATGTCCACGGCCTACTCTTCCCTTTGCACTGCACATTTATATTTTGGCACATGCGCAGTGCAACGTTCCGGGAGAATTTGACTAAATCccggacggtgcttttttctgctGGACACTACGCTCCAGGGGTCAcaacggtcgcaattgtgaccgggcctccttgctccagcattcactttgcCGTGAGCAGCTTGGCACAGGCAGGCGTGATgttgtgacatcatcgcgcctgtctgcgctgagtcactcacagcacagaccggagaagAAGGATCTGCCACCcattgtgggaacggggataggtaagtaattatgttattatttttctattaggcaccatgaggcattatactgggtagggaaggggggctgatacggtgactgctataggagcattttactatatggggagcattattctgtatgggcggcattatactgtggggacagctatggggggcattatactgtatggggagtattatactgtggggacagctttgggggacaatatactgtggggaagcttgggggggcattatattgtgggggaagacatggggggcattatattgtgggggcagctatgggaggcattatactgtgtgggggcagctgtgctgggcattatactgtggggggtgttatactatggggggcattatactgtggggacagctatgggtggcattatactgtgggggcagctatgggggtcattatactgggtgtgtggggcattatatagtgggggctgctatgggaagcattatcctgtgtgatggcaactatgggggacattatactgtgtgggcagctattgggggctactattgggagcattatactgtgtggggcagttatgggggcattatactgtgtgagggcagctatggtgacattatactgtgtggggcagccatggggagaATTATACGGTGGGGTAgctgtgggggtattatgctgcatgggggaatttgtttgggcattgcactgcatggtggcatctgtgtgggcattatactgtatgggggcatctgtgtgggcattatactgtatggggcatctgtgtgggcattatactgtatggggcatctgtgtgggcactatactgtatggggcatctgtgtgggcattatactgtatgggggcatctgtgtgggcattatactgtatgggggatttatactgtatggtggcagctatgggggcattatactgtgtggggggcactataggagcatgatactgtgtgggctgaaccgggtgtgtatgggtggggattgggtgggattagaggtgtggctccaAAAAAAATTACTGCTGCGCACCGCAtctattgtccctctttgtgatacttgaaagtatagcactgtctacagggagtgctgtatagtactgtctacagagggggctgtgttgaactgtctacagggggcgctgtatagcactgtctacagggggggttgtgtagcactgtctacaggaggggactgtatggcactatttacagggggacactatctacaaaggcgggctgtgtgtggcacccaggggtggGAGACTCAGTctaaagttttctatggggctcagtgtttcctagttacacccatgCAAGATACTATACCTCTGAAGAAAGTATTAAAACCAGTTTTCACTTATGGAATTGGCTATCATAATTTCTAGTGTTGGGAGTTCCATGGTGTCACTGTGTTTAGAAAGACAACTTTGTTATTACAGTAAACTTTGTAAAATGTACACTGTGGAAAGTCCTAAAAGTGATAATGACAAGTGTTAAGAAAGTTCTGCAGACAACTAAAGTTATCATATGACACTCGGACGTTTGTCCACATGCAATGCACTGTGGGTACAGAAATAAACAAACACGGGCAACAGAGGAGACATTGTTTCCTACAGAGATACTGGCATACCATCAACATTTGATCTGATGCATAAGGTCAGCAAAAGTTGGTCTGCAACAGCAAATGTGTTCCTTGCTGACAAGAAGATATGCACCAGTGGAGCAGGACTGGATATCTTAAGAGTATAGTTATTGGGggcgatttattaagactggcgtttcagaaTTTGAATTTGAAATCTACATGTgctaagagcaggcttaaatttgcgctataatttacgccaatttctGGCGTAATTTTGAGTAAATCTGCAGGTTTCCCCGGTGTCCCTGCCCCtccacctaaggctgggttcacacgacctattttcaggcgtaatggaggcgcttttcgctgcgtccactacggacgtaattggagttgtttttccattgtgtcaatggaaaacggctccaattacgtctcaagaagtgacaggcacttcattgaccgtcggcacagaacatcgtaaagcccattcaaatgaatgggcagatgtttgctgccgctttggagccgtattttcggacgtaattcggggctaaaacgtccgaattacgtccgtaaatagggtgtgtgaacccagcctaactccacCCATCTTTCTTGCCACTTTTCAAAAGTAGCAAGAAGAGTGAAAAGTCAAAAGTTTTAGCCCAAATATGACATTTGACGTCTTCTCACTTTTTTATAGTAATCTGTGTGACACAGATTAGTGTCATGAAGAAATTTCGTTTTAATGGAAGCCGACCCAGTGGTCAGATGATCACCATGGAAACTTCAGAAATAAGATAACGCCACTCAAAATCAGCAGATGACAACAGGAGTATTCTTTGTGCTTTAAACCTTTATTGACTCCTGTCAGAGGGAAATTTATACCGCAACCACTTAATAATTTGCTCAGTAATTATGCACCAAGGTTTAGGGCATCAGTGCTGTGGGAGTCGCCCTAAAGCTTGGTGTATGATTGATACCCATGAGCTGTGGGTAATATTTTCGCCTCTGCGGGTCACTACCGCTTGGGATCCCACT is part of the Rhinoderma darwinii isolate aRhiDar2 chromosome 10, aRhiDar2.hap1, whole genome shotgun sequence genome and harbors:
- the LOC142661986 gene encoding alpha-crystallin B chain isoform X1, coding for MKPSDSTFSRKFNVGVLGRSTRLASLYIRPFGLLGESKTEQFYLTATTRNLRKMDVTIQHPWFRRQFYSFFGPNRIFEQSFGDHLQEADLFPNVMSPFYYKYPFLRLPSWIESGLSEMRLEKDKFSVNLDVKHFSPEELKVKVMGDYVEIHGKHEERQDEHGYVSRDFQRRYKIPVDVDLLSITSTLSPDGVLTVTGPRKLADVPERSIPITREEKVAIGAAPKK